GTCCCGCCAGCCCCGCGGCAAGGTCTTGGTGACGGCCGGGTCGAGGTCCGCCTTGTAGAACCAGATGGCGCCGTCCCCGGGTGCAAAGCCGTGGTGAACAGCATCGAGCCAGAGCGCGTCGTCGACGAGGACGCGGGTGTTCGCCGGGTCGGCCACCCCGCTGCCGAGCCAGGCCGCGGCCTGCCGGTAGGGGGCGTTGGCGTCGACCGTGAGCGCCGTGCGGTTGCCCTCGTACCAGCGCGGCAGCACGTACGCGGCGGCCGCCGCGGCCAGTACGCCGACCAGCGCCCACCGCGCGTACACCAGGGCCTTGTGCTCCCCCGGCCCGCGCCGGCGGCGCAGCACGGCGTGCGTGACGCTGGCCGCGGCGGCCGCGAGGACCAGGGCGAGGAAGGGCAGGGCCTGGATCACGTACATCGCCGGGAGGTAGCCGGAGGGCCGCATCGCGACCACCGCGAGGATCACCGCGGCCAGGGCCGGCCCGGCGAGCGCGCGGGCGGTGACGGACCACCGATAGGTGGCCAGCAGCAGGACGGCGCCGGCCAGCCCGCCGAGCGGCAGGACGGTGTCGTAGTACAGCCACGACTGGAACACCCCGTGCGAGCCGGAGCCGGGGTCCAGGATGAAGCCGGAGCCCGGGCGGCTCATCTGGTAGGTGATGCCGTCGATGAGGGAGACGTGCCCGGCGCCGGGCAGCAGCTCGTCGTTGAGCAGGGCGAACAGCGGGTACGACAGCCCTATCAGCGCGCAGGCGGTGATCGCCCCCGTCACGGCGAACTTGCGGGTGTCGCGGTGGCTGTGGCGCCACATCGTCACCAGCAGCGCCGGGAGCACCACCAGCATCGTCTCCTTGGTCAGGACGGCGGTGGCGGCCGCCAGCCCCGAACCGAAGTGGTGCCACAGGTGACGGCTGGGGGACGCGGCGAGGCAGAAGGCCAGCAGCATCCACATCACGGCGAGGTTGTCGAGGAAGATCTCCCGCTGGAGGACGACGGAGAGCGGGGAGAGCCCGAAGAGCCCCATCGCCAGCCCCGCCGCCCACCGCGGCAGCCACAGCCGGCGCGCCAGGACGTAGATCAGCACCGAGCTGGCGGCCGAGACGGCCAGCATCGAGAAGCGCATCGGCGCGACCGTCATCCACTCGGGCACGAAGAGGGCCGGCAGGTACGTCAGGCCCGCGACCTGGATCCAGCCCAGCGGCGGATGGTCGTACCAGTACGTGTAGTGGGCCAGGCCGTCACCCTGCTGGACGGCCCAGGCCTGCGCCAGGTAGGTGCCCTCGTCGTCGCTCAGGGTCGGGAAGTTGGTGATGTTCCAGCCCTGTACGAGGACGATCGCCAGCAGGATCACACCGCAGAGCAGCAGGTCGGGGCGGGAGGAGCGGAAACGCACCATCGGGCGGGCCGGCGCGGGACGCACCCCGAGACCGCCCTGGCGCCCGGAGCGCCCGGAGCCCTCGGAGCCCTCGGAACGCCCGGAGTCACCGGAGCCGGGCGGACGGCGTACGGGCAGGAGCTGGGCGGTGTCGGCGGCAGCGTCCGCCGGCTGGGGATCAGTGGCCGTGGGCAGGGTGGCGGTCACTGGAGGCTGTCCTCTCGGATCGGGGTGGCGGAGGTCAGGTGGGCGCCGGTGTGGCTGGTCAGCTCCCACTCGTTGCGGCCGCGCTGCTCGCGCCAGACCGCGCGGATCGCGGCGCCCGCCAGCATCACCTGGTAGAAGGGGCCGCCGACGACGAGCTTGAGGTAGTGCACGAAGCGCACGCGCAGACCGTACTGGCGGCCGAAGTCGTGCAGGCCGACGATCTCGAAGACGAAGGTCACCATCGCCGTGATCATGGGGAGGAAGGTGATGATCGCGATGCCGACCGGGACGTCGAGGAAGACCGCCACGGCGCAGTTGACCGGGATGATCACCCCCGAGGTGGCCTGCATGAAGGGGGTCATCAGGGTGTAGCGCGCCAGCCAGCGCTGGCCGCGGCCCGGCAGCTGCTGCCAGTCCTTCTTGCGGTAGACCTGAAGGAAGCCCTGGTTCCAGCGGGTGCGCTGCTTGAGCAGGCTCATCAGCGAACCGGGGGTCTCCTCACGGGTGACCATGTCGGAGTCGTACGCGACGACCACCTT
The Streptomyces sp. NBC_00091 genome window above contains:
- a CDS encoding glycosyltransferase family 39 protein; the protein is MVRFRSSRPDLLLCGVILLAIVLVQGWNITNFPTLSDDEGTYLAQAWAVQQGDGLAHYTYWYDHPPLGWIQVAGLTYLPALFVPEWMTVAPMRFSMLAVSAASSVLIYVLARRLWLPRWAAGLAMGLFGLSPLSVVLQREIFLDNLAVMWMLLAFCLAASPSRHLWHHFGSGLAAATAVLTKETMLVVLPALLVTMWRHSHRDTRKFAVTGAITACALIGLSYPLFALLNDELLPGAGHVSLIDGITYQMSRPGSGFILDPGSGSHGVFQSWLYYDTVLPLGGLAGAVLLLATYRWSVTARALAGPALAAVILAVVAMRPSGYLPAMYVIQALPFLALVLAAAAASVTHAVLRRRRGPGEHKALVYARWALVGVLAAAAAAYVLPRWYEGNRTALTVDANAPYRQAAAWLGSGVADPANTRVLVDDALWLDAVHHGFAPGDGAIWFYKADLDPAVTKTLPRGWRDIDYVVSSPTVRRDAADLPNVKAALEHSTAVAVFGTGEDRIEIRRTDRESGS